Part of the Lycium ferocissimum isolate CSIRO_LF1 chromosome 6, AGI_CSIRO_Lferr_CH_V1, whole genome shotgun sequence genome, TATAATCCATTGTAATTCAATAGTTTGAGTGTTGTAGTTGTTAGTTGGTTAttagtgaatatatatatttgtattgaGAATCTGGTTTGTTTCAGAGCACACCTCAGCAAATTTCGTGTCAAGCAATTTTAAGCAAGTTTCATCTCTATTCGCAAGTAAACATAATGGTGTTTTTGTTATAGAAAATTAATAATGAAATGTGCAAGTTTCGTATTTGCATGGGTGATGCTACTTGGACAAGTTGTGCTACTTAAAAAGTGTTAAAAAAGGagtttttttccttaaattcgCTGAAGAATGTTGTTTAAGTAGTTATATTTGCTAGTGTAAGAAAGATTTGTGTTTTGTTGATGATTTGtgaaattggttatgttgattttgAATATGTGTTATGGAAGCTGATACTAGCAAGTGGCAACTGAGTAATCATTTACTTAGGCTGTGtttggtagaaaatattttttcagaaaataaatgattttcctactcattttgttttgtttgatacgCAAGTTGAAAAATGTCATTCTAAGAGCATTTGCATATATTCAAAGCAAAATAACGCTATGAAGTTTTTGAATCTGGAGTGCAACTTCCGGTGGTGGGAGGTAGGCGGGGTGGGAGGTGGGGTAAgcaggggtgggggtgggtggttggGGGATAGGCAATGGTTGGGGATgcgttgatgtgtttttatttagaaaaacattttccaagatATTTAATGCAACCAAGCAAGAGaaaataggaaaacattttccccTCATAACAAACACGCCCCCAGTACTAGGAAACAAGAAGGTATAAGGAACAGAACTATGATTTATCTGAAAGTGACCTTAATATGTAAGGTTTACATTTTGGAAGCAAAAAAGTAGTAACAAGAATACATGAAAGACTCAACATAATAAAACCAAACATTTCTCCAGTAGGGGTTAACCCAGAGGACTACAATCACTACGAGCACCATATTTGCATATGCCACAAGAAAGGAAATGTAGAACGACTCCATATCTAGAAAACCAGTATCTTCTTCACAACCATCTAGTCCAGTAGGTGACATTGGTATCTCTTTAGTCTCCATGCAACTGATATGTAATGGAAGACCACAAAGAAAAGGATTTCCCTCATAACTGCTTTCATTAGAAGTTCCAAACTGCGCGGAAAGCCGTGGAGTCCTACCTGTTAGATTATTATGTGCCACGGAAAAAACTTCTAGAGTTGTCAACCCTAGAAGTTGAGCGGGAAGCCTCCCAGTCAAGTTGTTGTATGATAGGTCCAAACTCTCAATATTCTGGAGATTCAAAAATTCTGACGGTATCGCTCCAGTAAGGTGGTTATGTGACAAGTTAAGTGCACGAAGAATGGTAAGGTTACCAAGTTCCTTGGGTATTTCACCACTTAACTGGTTGTAAGAAAGATCAATTCCGGACATATAATCAACAATGCTACCTTCGTAGGATAAGGTATTATATTTGGTGGTAAACTTTACTCCAACCCATGCGTAGTTATCTTGAAACATAATTGTCCACAATATGGTTGAGACTTCTACCATGGCATCTCTTCCAACCGTCCAGAATACTTGTCCAAATGATCCACTGTATGGGTATGCTTCGCTTGTAAAACCTTGTTGCATTATGTTTCCCACGCAATGAGGTATAGGTCCCGAGAGATTATTGTGAGAAAGATCCATAATTCTCAATTCACTTGCATGGCACAATTCTATGGGAATGGTGCCTTGAAGATGATTTCCTTTCAAGAGTAAGGTAGTTATCTCAAGACTGCCCAGCCATTTTGGAATTGAACCACTAAAGCTGTTATCACTAAGATCTAACAGCTTTAAATATGAGCAATTTGAAAACATGTGGAATTCACCTTGTAGCAAGTTTTTGCTCAAATACACACGGCGTAAGGATCGAAAAGAACTGAAACATGATGGAATTGCACCAATAAGGTTGTTTTCAGAGAGATTCAAGACCTCAAGCCCTTCAAGTCTACAATAGTCAGGTGGAATATGACCTTTTAGATGGTTTCTGGATAGTGTGAGGGAGGTTAAGGAGGGGATATTACCAAGCCATGGTGGTATGTTTCCTGACAAGTTATTATAACTTAAATCCAATGTAATTAAAGGAGCAGTGGATAACTTCTGCGGAATTGGGCCTGAGAAATTGTTCTTGTCCAAGTATAAGTATTGGAAATTGTTGATGTTAGTTGAAACTGGAAATATTTCCCCTTTCAACATGTTATTTGACAATCTCAGTAAAGCTAACTTGGATCCTTTACGAGCAAATGCAATCGGTAGGTCTCCTGTTAACTTATTGTATGACAAATCCAAGCATTCAAGGTCTTTCATGTAACCAAAACTTGAAGGCAACAAGCCTTCAAGCATATTCTTGGACATTGTTGCTATCACGAGATTCGGGAAAATGGACCCAATGTTAGGAGGAAGTTTCCCTTGAATCTTGTTGTTAGAGATATCAAAAGATTTCAGACTAGGAAGGAATGGCAATTGAAGAGATCCAGTGAATGCATTTCCATCCAAGTAAACTTCTCCAAGTTTAGAATTGTTTTCTAACAACCAATTTGGAAAGTCTCCACTAATGTTGCATTTCGAGAGACGGAGAAACCTTAgatgatgttgataatgaaggAAACTTGGCATTTGAGAGCAGTTGATTAAAGATAAGGCTTCTAATTGAAACTTTGGGATCCAACTTTTAGAAGAAGTTTGTACAATTACTGAGTTGTTGTCAGCATCGACTAACTTAAGTTTTGAATGGTTAGCAAATGACTCGAATGGTATCTCAAAGTTGTTGTTCGCTAACAAGAGGTATTCAAGGGACAAGAGACTTGAAAGTGGAGATGAGGCAATGTTTCCTGTAAACCGGTTATCAGTGAGATCAATTACCCGAAGAAATGTTAAGTTTCTAAGACATGTGGGGAGTTCTCCAGTGAAGCTGTTCAATCTGAGACTTAGTTCTTCAAGATATTTTAGATCACACAAGCCTGTAGAAGGAACAAGTAAATAATGGTTAGACATGTTCTATTTTGTTGTTATGCAGAAAATATAGGAAACATGCCAACCGAAATATTGGCCAGGtaacttgaagaaataagaggCTAAGTAGGAAAAATAAAGTGTTGTAGACTAAGCCTGAATTTCATTGTAAGCTATAATAAACATCTTCTCCTATTCAATTGTTTAGGTTTTAAactagttttttttcttttttgagaaaGAATTTTAAACTGTTTATAGTAATCCATCAGAATGTTTGTGGATCAGTCTTAGAAGAGCAGCACTTGACCCAATACATCATTTGCTCGGATTTTCAACTACgaaaagtgctttttaaaacatttcacAAAATATAATAATCTCCCTTAAAACACTTCAAAGAAAATAATCATATCGTCCCTTTTGGGGGCATCTTAATAAATTGGAACGATACAGAGAAGATAGCATGACCCCTGCCCCCTACGCAAGTATGACATGCACAAACGAGAAATTGTCCAAATTttttacttcatcaaaaaaaaaaaaaaaaaagttaaaatcatatcattttgAAATGACTTTGTTTGAGAAACAGTTGTCATATGTGTTGTTCATAACTCGGGGCTTAGTATTTTAGATAGCTCAAATATTATAGACAATCACAAAAGTAGAAAATATACTACTCCTAATGGATAAATATCGCCCCATGGAACCAAAATTCTGAAATTTTATCCCCTTTTCACAAGATTAATGTGACATTTCAACGTAGCACCATCTAGGAAGACGATAAAgagtaaaaacaaaattaattgtgCCATATGTTCATGCAACTCCCATTCAAATTAATTaggttaattatatatatatatatatatatatatatatatatatatatatatatatatatatatatatatcaaaagtgGGAAGCCTTTTAGTGAAAAGTTAGATTACTAAAATGACcatcaaatattgaacgacCTATTTACCTTTTACTTTAACACTACTCCTATAATCTTTCTGTActaaaaaaagtaaatttaattacctttcaataaataaaaagtaaatgGTAAATAACAAAACAATGTattccctccggatcaaaaaaagagttcacttagtAATTCCCACCTAATCGTAATTACCTGGTCAAATAAATAgaccaaactgtgtaattacatccaattacgcccaattccaattacctgggcgGCTTTCCAAATAGGCCCTTAGTGTCTCATTTATAGATCTCATTTGCGTTAGTAGATTAAAAGTTATTGATAAGTATTAAACCGATTAGTAAATTTAGGTGTTGCAATTGATTTTATAAAGAAGTAATTACACATTTAGATAAAAATGTTAGAAACTTATTATAAGCGGTTGAactatttgggaaaataatgtTGATATTTGTTAAAATGATTGATGTATCCTTAAAGTGATTTGCAGTAATAAtgagatgattaatataagaTTTTGAATTTCAATCGATTTAAATACAATATTAATTTATGTCtctgatttatttttttattgtaatctaaaataataataagtaatAATTTGACAACAGTTTGTCCCCAAAAGAAACTTTGCTTTTCCCCAAAATATTCAATTTTCGCGAACGTAAAatacaatatattttttaacattttcaaaaacaatATCCCTTGAAAGTATCACACATACATTTTAATATCACTTGCACAACTTAAAATGTTCATACTGATAGCATGGGATATACGTGCAACGCATAGTTTATACATAAACTTAAAGGATAGTTTGGATAACTTTTGAATCTTACATGGCATTGTCGTTGATATTTTTCACATTCTCTATCAGTCAAAGAATTTTTTAAAACACTTTATGATAAAAGAACTTATAAGATGTGAAAATGAAAACCATTTCATGAAATGATAAACTGACTAGATTCTTAGTTGTATAAAGGATAATTTGGTGGATGCTATGTTTGAAATTACCTTGAAGAGGTAGGGTTCCATTGAGGTTGCAGTCAGCTACTGATAATACTTTAAGGGATGACATTACACCAGTGCTCCTGAGAAAGTTCCCATCCAATTTGTTTCCATCCAACAGTAAGTACTCTATATTTCTTAAAGCTCCCAACTCTTACATGCAACAGACACATAGAAGAATCATCAACATGTAGTTATATGTGTTAAAAAGGTAAGCTTTAAAGTGTAAATGCGTGATATAAAATGGTAATAGTAACTCGTAAATGACACATAAACTGGTGGAATAACATACTTCAACTCATGTTAATTTATACATTTAAAATAACATCTTTGCATGTAAATCCATGGATTTCTAACATTTCATTCGTCCAAATTGAGCCTTGCGGAGTTGTAAAATATATTTGGCGTCTGAGTTCTTTTAAGCTTGTGATTTTGATTAAGTAACAATAAGATATATCTATACAACAAGAGAGACTCGGGTACAATAAAATCAACTGAGAGAAGAGGTTTCTAGAATTACATGTACCTTTATTTGGTATAAAACTCCATCTGTTGTACCTTATGTCGAGCTTCTTCAATGCTGTTCTAGATGTATTTAGCTCTGTCCAGGAATTTATAATAA contains:
- the LOC132060490 gene encoding cuscuta receptor 1-like, with amino-acid sequence MSNHYLLVPSTGLCDLKYLEELSLRLNSFTGELPTCLRNLTFLRVIDLTDNRFTGNIASSPLSSLLSLEYLLLANNNFEIPFESFANHSKLKLVDADNNSVIVQTSSKSWIPKFQLEALSLINCSQMPSFLHYQHHLRFLRLSKCNISGDFPNWLLENNSKLGEVYLDGNAFTGSLQLPFLPSLKSFDISNNKIQGKLPPNIGSIFPNLVIATMSKNMLEGLLPSSFGYMKDLECLDLSYNKLTGDLPIAFARKGSKLALLRLSNNMLKGEIFPVSTNINNFQYLYLDKNNFSGPIPQKLSTAPLITLDLSYNNLSGNIPPWLGNIPSLTSLTLSRNHLKGHIPPDYCRLEGLEVLNLSENNLIGAIPSCFSSFRSLRRVYLSKNLLQGEFNMFSNSVELKVLDLRYNNFSGLIPKWLGSTLRITTLLLKGNHLQGIIPAELCLASRILDLAHNSISGPIPHCFGNIMQQDDTIETYVYSPAFGYEGFDTFEEDVVIDLELSFSFSLTIYF